The sequence TCAAGCTCGCCGTTGAGATCGGCCGTTCCTTCTATCGCGAGGATACCTTGATTCTGTTTACCGTGGAATTTATTGACGGTGATGACATTACCGTTCAGAGCGGCATCAATGGCAACATCTGTGAGCGGATGTTCTCCTTTGATAAGGCCGTCTGTCATCACGCCTTGTACATGGATGTTCGGATCGTTCATCGTCCCACCGATAGTGATATCACCGGTAAGTGCTCCGTCAACGCCTGCATCGGGAATATCGAATACCGCAAGGAGCGGTCCAAGATGGCCTCCTTCCGTTACGAACTTGCCTTCCATTTTTTTCGTTTCGTCGAATCGCACGATACCGTCGAATCGATACTGTCCGTCACCTTCGCTGAACGAAAATTCGGGAATGGTGAGGACTTTGTTGTGCACCGTGACATATCCTTTGATATCTTTCAGGAGCGTTCCGTTGAAATTAAGTCCGTCCGAACGCACCGCGCCTTTGAACATCGGCGAATCGAGCGAACCTTCAAGCTTACCATAGAACGTAGCTCTGCCAAGGATCGCATACGGCATGTCGAGATAAAGTCGTTCGATCTCGACATCGACTGCACGTATCCGAAGGTCGATATCTCTCGACGGCGTAATGTCACCCTTGAGTTCGACTTCCGTATTGAGCGACGAGATGCGCATATCTTCGATATGGAATCCTTTCTCATCGAGCGAATATTTACCGTTGCTGCCTGCAATGAGGAGATTGCCGAAACTGCCGTCACGCAAGGTGTAATCCCCGCTGAGTATCGGCTGATCGAGCGTACCCGTTACGTGAAGCTGATTATCAAGATTACCCGTCAGCTTCGTATCCATATCGATCCAGCCCGAGAGTGCTTCAGCACGTATCTTTTTCGTATCAACATATAAGTCCAGTTTTTTCTCGCCCGTTATGCCGATCGTACCTTGGATCGTATGACCCGAATCCATACCGTACTGATAATTGCGCAAGACAAAGTCACGTATCTTGACTTCACCGCCCTGATATTCGGCATACCCTTCCATGCGGTCAAACGGCTGTCTGAGGATAGCACCTTCGTTCGCATGGATCTTCATCTGTGCCGTCGGGTCGCTGAGCGTTCCGCCGATAACCGCTTCCACATCAATACCGCCCGCGCACGTTTCTTCATTATGGAGCCAAGAAAGAGGTACTTCCGAACCGATGGCCCGCATATCGAGTCGATCGTTCTCTATCGTACCGAAAAGAGCCAGCCTTGCGCCCTGTTCCGTTTCGACCGAAGCACCCGCAACTTGTATTTGTCCGTCACGCTTCGCGAAGTCGATGATAAGATTCGTAAAGTCCTTTTGTAAGTATTGACCGTTTGCCATCACCAGTCGGCCTTTCAAATCGGCTTCTGCCCCATAGCCGCCGACTGTCATATGAAGACTGGCACGTCCGATAAGATCGGGCACATATTCATTAAACAGCGCAGCATCTGCCTGATGCACCGCCGCTTCAAATCCGTACATATCTTTGTTTATATCATAAGCACCTTGCATCACGAGCCGTCCGTCGAACGCATCGGCCGTCAGTTCACGTACGATAAGGATATCGCTCATAAAGCCGACTTTGGCTGCGAGATTGCGAAAATCGTAACCGTACGCTCTGCCGTCTGCCTCTACCGTCGCATCAACGGCAATGTCATCGACAGTACCGATGATCTTGGCATCGACTTTTGCCATGCCCGAGATCGGCAGATCGAGCTTCGGTATCGCACCGAGGTCGAATCTGTCCGAATGGACATTGAGGTTGAGTTCCGTCTGCGGTCTGTCAAGAATTACATCACCATTTACGCTGACTTCCTGCGCCATCACGTCCCCTGCTACATTCAGACCGATCTTTTCAGGGCTGAACGAGATACGACCCGCAAGTTCTGTCGCAGCGATATCATCATAGCAAAACGCACCGTCTGTCAAAGCGACCTCACCGCTTACCACGATATCGTCCGCACTGCCTTTCAGCACGAGATTGCCTTCTGTGATCGTCCCCGACGGTGCATAACGCTTCCACTCGCTCGGCAAGATCGGCGCATAACGTGCGATCGTGACGTCTTTTGCTTCTACTGCAGCAGCAGAAGAAGCATCGCCCCAGCGTCCTTTCACGCCAAGCGATGCACCGCCTTCTTTGCATGTCATATCGAATTCATAGACAGAATCAGCAAGAAGATCGAGCGTACCTTCCACGTCCGTCACTTGCCACAGAGCGTCATTCATAGCAAGGCAGACTTCACCCTCGGTCACGCTGATACGACTTTCGAGCGTCATATCAGACGATTCTTCTTCGCCGAGAAGAGATTCAACATTCCACCCGCCGTCTGCCTTCTGCGACAGATAGATCGACGGCTGCTCGAGTGCGATCTCACGGACGATCCTTACAGGCTCATCCATATTCCACAAGATCGCGATCGGATTGAATCGTACCGTCACTGTCTTGACAGATGCCAACTGTTCTCCGTCTTTCGTATGCAAGGAAACATTGTCCGCACGTGCCGCAAACGGTGACTCCAGCACAAGAGCATCAAGCGTCAGATGCGCCTTTGTTGCATCAGCCACCTCGCTCACCAAAACAGACTTCACATCTGCCATGATCGCCTCATGGTTCGCCTGCCAGCCGAGATATCCGCCGCCGGAGAGGAATGCCAATACAGCACAGACGAGTGCCGCTTTTTTTCGTGCCATATCGTTTCCTCTCCTTTCATATCATCTACCTGTTAACATTCTACAAAATATACTTTTCTTCCTGTTCGTTTTCCTCACTTTCATGTTTTTTCCAATATAATCATGCTATCAGTCTATCTTCCGTACGATCACTATAACACCACTATTTTGGATTTTCTTTGGAAAGTGAAAAATAAAAGCTCCGCCGATTTTATTTCGGCGGAGCCTCTTGTTAAATAGAGATACCCATTGCTCTGTCGAGCTCTGCTTTGCTCGTGTTATAGTCATAGAGCGACTGTACATAATTCATTTTTGCCGTCGTAAGTGCGACCTGTGCATCCATAACATCAAGGTTCGTGCCTACGCCCGCACGATAGCGAACGTGTGCGATCTTGAGGTCTTCTTCAGCTTTGTCTACCGACACTTGGCTCGTATGGATACGTTTTTCGGCTTCATGTACATCAAGGTAAGCCATACGTACTTCAAGCTGGATCGCATCAAGTTTCTGACGCGCCAATTCTTTCGCCGTCAAGAGATCTGCATCAGCCTGACGAACTTGCGCTTTCGTTGCACCCATGTCGAAGATATTCCAGCTCAATTTGGCACCGATCTGCCAGGATTCATCTTCTGTTCCCGGGAAATCCGAATCAGACCAGCCGTTCGATGCGCTGGCAGTGATCGACGGACGGTATCCGCTTTTGGCGATGGACTTGTATTCTTCAGCCGCATCGATCGCAAGCTGTGCCTGCTTGCCGTCTGCGCGGTGTTCAAGCGCATATGCGATACAATCTGCCAATACGAGATCGTATTTTTCGTAACCGAGTTCTTCTGTCACACGGACATCCGTATCGAGCGGAAGACCAACAACATTGTTAAAATTCGATACCGACAAGTCACGTGCATTTTCAGCTTTGATAAGACCTTGCTGCGCATCGGCAAGCTCTACTTCCGAACGAAGAACATCCGATTTTGCGACCGTACCGACATGATACTGTGCTTTTACATTTCTGAGATGTTCTTCAAGTGATTCGACCGTCTGCTGATAGATCGTCACCTGATTCTGTGCCTGCAAAATGCTGTAATAGCTGTTCGTCGTATCCATACGGAGCTGTTGACGCGTATCGTTCACACCGAGTTTTGCCGACTCGAGTGCGATCTCAGCCGCATCTATTGCATTTTCAAGGCGTCCGCCCGTATAAAGCGGCAGCGAGAGCGTCAATCCATTGCTGAAGCTGTTCTCTGCTGTGAAGCCTTCCATTTTCGAGCGGCCTGCATTGTGAACATAACCGAGCGTAAAGCCGCGGTTCGCTTCTGCTTCATCAAGCGATGCTTCTGCTTTCATTTCATCGAGCATAGCGATTTTTACTTGTGGGTTGTTTTCAAGTGCTAAGTTCACGCTGTCCTCAAGCGTCAATTCAACAGGAGCAGCCAGAGCCGTTCCTGCGGAGAGGATACCGCAAGCTGCCAACGCCGCGAGAACCGCACGCATTTTTTTCATATTACACATATCGAAATGTTCCTCCTCACTTGCTTTCGGCAAGTCAGACTAGATAGTCATGATTATGTTACTATTATAGACGTAACCGTAATCGTTGTCAATAAATCAAAACGTCTTACGCAGGCCAAAATATGCACTTCGTTCATCACTTTTGTTGAGCATGTTGCCTTGGCCGAACAGATATAGCTGCGGTGCAAATTCATATTCACCGCGCAACTTTACTTTGACATCGTTGGGGTCGTATACATCAAGATACAATTTCGTACGGCTGCCGAGTGCCTGATCGTATCCGAGGCCGAGTTTGTCTTCCATGATACCGAATCTGCCTGCGACTTTCTCTGAACCGTAACCGAGCTGTGCGTTCGTTTTCGTATCAATACCGATGCCTGTCACACCGAGCACGCCGAATCCCTTCTCGTTCGCGCGCACTTTGAGATCGAATCCGCCCGCAACATCGCCCGTATCAGGATCGCCGTACATCTCTGCACCTGCTGTGATCTTGACCTTATCGAGTTTTTCCATCATCGAATTGGCGCGCTCGCTCATATTGCGTGCATTTTTGAGCGTCACTTTAAGATTATCTGCCGTCTCGGGATCGGTCACGACACCTTCGAGCGACCCTGCCATGTTGGCTACGCGATCACTCGTTACTTTCATATTGGCAAGCATGTCGCGAATATTGCGTGCCGTTTCACCGTCATTTGCGATGATCGTCATCATGCTCTCGAACTGGCCTACCGTCTTGTTCATGCTGTCCATCATCGTCTGCATATTGTGAAGCATCTGATTAAGACCTGCTTCATTCTGTACGGCAAGCGTTGCCATGACGCGCGTCATCTGTTCCATGTTTGCCGTCATCATCTGCACGTTCTTCATACTGCCGATGAGAGCTTCCTTCGTTTCGGGACTGCCGAGGACCTCGTTGAGCGAATTGAGGAGCTTCTCGACATTGGCCATCATCTCTTCCGAGCGCGACATCATCATGTCGATACCGCCACCGCTGCTGCCCGCAAATGTATCGCCTTCTTTGGCATACTGTCCGCTTGCAGACGAAGGTGCGCTGATGTCGACGCATTTTTCACCGATCAGACCGTCCGATCCGATGCTGTACGTTGCCATGCTGTCAAGCTGTGCATCTTCTCTGATATCCATCACGACGACGACACCTTCGTCGGTGATACGCAGCTCGGCAACTTTACCGACATGGACGCCTGCATATCGCACGAGGCAGCCTTCTTTGAGACCGTCGACTTGTTTAAACACAGCTTGTACGCGATACGTGTCGGCACCGAACGTACCGCCTCCCAAGAGTACTGCAATATATGCAAGAAGTGCCAGTGCAATGACTACGACACTGCCGACTTTTGCTTCTGATGATAGTTTCATCCCTATCACTCCTTCCTGTAACTTGCCGCCCGCACGAACTGTCGTACATACGGATGATCCGACTCGCGGATCTCATCGGGCGTTCCGATCTGGACGAATCGTCCTTCGTATAATACGGCGATGCGATCGGCGATGCGATACGCACTCTCCATGTCGTGTGTTACGACGACCGAAGTGACACCGAATTCTTTTTGTGTTTCCAAGATGAGCTCGTCTATCTTGCGCGCCATGATGGGATCAAGCCCCGACGACGGCTCATCATATAAGATGATATTCGGCTTGAACGCAAGTGCTCTCGCCAGACCGACACGTTTTTTCATACCGCCAGACAGCTCGTTGGGCATCGCATCGGCAAGGCCCGCAAGGCCTACACCTGCCAGTCGCTCTTCTACGATGCGGCGAATATCGTCTTCACCCATATCGGTATGCTGACGAAGTCCGAACGCCACATTCTCACCGACCGACATCGAGTCGAACAGAGCCGAATACTGAAATACCATGCCCATACCAAGACGCGCTTCATCAAGTTCCTTATCCTTCATGCGGCTGATCTCTTTGCCGTCTACCCATACCTGTCCGCCCGTCGGCCGCGCAAGCCCGATGAGCAGCTTGAGCAAGGTCGACTTCCCTGTACCGGAAGGACCGACAACAGCCAGCGTTTCACCCTTCTTTATCGTCAAGTTGACATCATGCAGGATAACATGTTCACCATATTTCATATTTAGATCGATCAATTTTATCATAGCGCACCTCTACCGAAACCAGATCGCCGACATGATGCAGTTCGTCATGAATATCAAGATGATAGATGTCACGACCGACTCTGTCGTTGCACGTCCGACACCTTCCGCACCATTGGCACAATACATACCGCGATAGCAGCCGATCATCGCTACGATCGCACCGAAAACGATCGACTTGACCATACCGCCAAGGAAATCATGTATCGTCGTGTATGTCTGTATCGAATTGATAAACGTGAATCCGCTGATATCAAAATACGCAGTTGCGATCAGATATCCGCCCATCGTACCGACAGCATCAGCAAAAAGCACGAGTATCGGAAGCATAAACATGCCCGACCAAAGACGCGGTACAACAAGATACCGCACGGGATTCGTCCCCATCACACGAAGCGCATCTATCTGTTCGGTAACACGCATCGAACCGAGTTCTGCCGTGATAGAGGCACCGACACGTCCTGCCACTACAACACCCGTCAATACAGGGGCTAGTTCACGACACATTGCGATCGCCACGATACCGCCGATCGTCGACTGAGCACCGTACCGGATGAACTCATGTGCGATCTGAATACTGAGCACCATGCCCGTAAACAAAGCCGTGAGAAGCACGATGGGAAGCGAATTCACGCCGATGCGTTCCATCTGCACCGTAATATGTTTTCTGTTAGGACGCTTGGTCAGCGCAGACATCGTCTGCATCGCGAATATCGCGAATCTGCCGCATCGTTCAAGCGCACCGATCGCACTGCGACCGATCGCCTCCAACATATTCGTAATCATACTATACTCCTATGCGCCATTGCGCCTATTTTAGTCTTGTCTGTTTTATCATACTATGTATGACCTTCTGTTTCAATTCCTTTTTCTACAAATAGTTGCGTTTTCTTTACTTTTTTTACAGAAAAAAGCCCCGTCTGCCAACATGGGCAAACAAGGCTTTCGCATTACTCTTTTATTTTGTCGGACGTTTTTTCATTCGCCGAACGGTTGTCATCTTTCAAAGATACTGTTTTTTTCTCTGCGGATCCTTTATCAGACTCCGTTTTTTTACCGTGTACGACCATGATAGATGTTTCCAACTGATTCTCGATAATATAGATCGTCGGACATTTCTGCACACTTTTGGCTTCTTCTTCCAATGCGCGTTTTTTTACTCCGAGAAGATCGACACCTTTTGCTTTTGTTTCCGTTTCCAAGTTCACTTCGATGCCTTGCTTCTCCATTTCATCAATAGCCTCGAGTACTTGGGTGATATCTTCTTCGATGACGATATCGTTGTTACGCTGTTGACGGCGTATCTTATCCATCACTTCATCGAAGTCCATCTTGCGTTCTCTTTTCGCGATCGCTTTCACAAGCGGAGAATCTTTGTACTTTTCGAGTGCTTCGGTCGTCCGTTTATTGATGACACCGCCGCCGCGAACGACCAAGTCGAGCGGACCCTCTGTCGCATCGCTCGGCACGACGTACGGTACATCTTCTACGATGACATCACCGCGATGCGGGCGTATCTTCACCTTGAAATTGATCGTTTCTCCCGGATACGCTTCTTTTGCATCGGTCGTGACTTCTATCATTCTCGCCGAACGACAATTCTCGTCGATGTCGACATTCGCCTTGATACTGATGACCTCGATCGGACGGAATCGGTTATTCATAAGCGAATCGACCATCGTACTGAACTCACCGCTCGCACCGACAGCGATATTGCTTTCGTCATAATACATATTTTCACATTCGTATACTTCGCCGGGCAGATTACGCGCCGTGATCGCAAAATCGACCGTAGCCGTACCTGCACCTTTACGGTCTATCGTCTTGTCAATAGCACTGCAAAATGCCGCCGTCAAAAATGCAGGTGCGACTTTTTCGTTGTGTATCGTCTGCATACAGAATGTCTTTTCTGTTCCGCTCTGACGATCGGTGACTGTAATCTCCATTGGAATGACGGCAGGATACTTGCCGACAATGCCTGCAAGACCTGCACTTCGGTCTTGATTGATAAGACCGATCGGAGCACCTGTCGCGCCTACTTTGAAACCCGATTCAAGTGCAGTGACCGTCGTGAATATCTCGGAATTGGTCAAAAAATAATTGCTGTTGCCCGTCTGCAAGAACGGATGACCGAATGCAACGATCTTATTGCCTTCGACATACGTTGCCGTACCGAGCGCACCGATCTTGAAATCTCCGCGCATCAAGACCGCACCGACCGAACTGCCCGCTTCTACATCACGTTTGGTAACGCGCCCCTCCATACCGTTTGACGCATACGGCACCATGTTGAGCGAAGCAAGGTCTTCTTTCAGCATCTCGAATGCATTCTCGGAAAATCCGCTGACCATAACAGGTGTCATAAGAGGTGTTGCATCTTCTGCCTTGACCTTCCCATCATCTGTCGTTTGCTTTGCGGGCACGCCCTCTTCTTGGGCTCCGTCAGTTACAAAAGCTTCGTCAGACGCTTGTACGGACTCTGCATCCGTCATCTCGCTGTCGTCCGCCTTCTGGTCATCGTCAGATCCCTTACGGTCTGTATCGTTTTTTGCGTTTTTTGCTTTTTCTTCTCTTACCTTTTTCAGGTCGATGGCACGCGGCAAGGGATTATTCAGCGGATCGGGCATATCCCACATCGCCGTCATCTCCTTGATCGGCGTAACCATGCATTTCGTCGCATCACCGAACTTATATCCGTAGGAGATCGCCCCCAACAGTCGTCCGTCTATATATACAGGGCTTCCGCTCATGCCTTGTACGACACCGCCTGTTCTCTCTATCACATCACCCGATACTTGTATGAGTATGAGCGGTTCTTCCGCTCCCTTGTCGGCAAATCCGATCACCTTCACATCGAACATCTCGATCTCGGCACCCTCTACGACCGTCTTGGCATAACCTGTCATACCGAGTTCGACTTCATCGGTCGATATAAAATGAGGATTCGCGTCAGCTATCGAAGCAGACGCGAACAAACAAACGCCGACAAGCCATCTGCTTATCCATTGTTTCAACTGATTAACATCCTTTCTATTCCACCGCGATCTGCGCCACGACTGTGTTAGCTCCGATCGTATCTCCCACTTCGACATACACTTCTGCTATCGTGCCGTTTACCGTAGCACGAGCCGCCGTGATACTTCCGCTGAGCGTCTTGATTCTCACCAATTCATCACCTTCCGTGACAGTCTGTCCGACCGTCACGACCGAAACGACTTTCCCTTTGAGGATAGACGCCTCATCTATCAGATGCGACGCAAACGCGCCCGAACTTGCCAGCATCAAAGCAACAGTTGCGATCAGACCTCTTTTTATATATCGTTTCAGCATCGCACTTCCTTCTTTCTGCCGTTTTCTTCTATCATATTACCGACACATTCGCTATCCACTGCTTGTCGCTATCAACATGCAGGGAGCTTCACAAGTTACTCCTGAGAAGCTTTCTTAGGCTGTGCATCACCTTTCAGCGCATCTATTACGATACGATGCGGCTCGGTCAGACGAAACACCTTGCACGGCGTATTGCGTCTGAGTTCCACGCGCACGATCGTATCATCGCCCGACGTCACGATCTCGACACGTTTTAAGACATCGCCCGCTTTCGGCGCAGGGATCGTTCGCTCTGCCGCCGATACGTTCTTCATACGGATCGTCAGCATACCCGTATCAGCCATGTAGCTTGTTTCATATTCGGCACTCGCATCCATATCGAATACCGTTCTGACCTTATCGGGCGCATGGTGGATACGCACATTCGTCACATCGACAAGCCCCGTCTGCACCGCAGCAGATTTCGCAGGCACAGTCGTTTTATCTGATTCTGTCGTCTGCTCATCCGGTTTGGCAAACACAGCAGGTGCTTGTCCTTCTTTCGTAAAGTCGATAACAAGACGAGTCGGCTCATTCACAATAAACGTCTTGGCCGTCATCTTCTCTTTCATATCAAAAACGAAATAAAGTGCACCATCCATCCCGCGGATCACTTCTGCTTTCGCAAGAAGCGGATGTTTTACCGCCGCAAGCGAAGCGCCTGCACCGACACCATCAAGGCGCACGATATAATCATTCTCATTTTCCTGCCAATACGCATCGAACGGTATCTTCTCCGTTAGATCGGCAACAACACGGATCGTATGTTTCGTCTGGCTTGTCCGCACACTTTTTACAGCAGGCGCAGCGAGCGCAACCGACGAAGTCAAAAATACCGTCAACAAAGCCGCTGCACCGATACGCCAAAATCTGTTCTTCTCTCGTTTCATCGTACGCCCCTCCCGAAAAAATCCTTTTCCCTATCATACGCGATTTTGGCTCCGATTGCAAACAAAAAACCATAAATATATCTCTCGACAATCATAACGACCTTATCACTGCGATATATCCTCATATATTCGCTATACGTCAAATTCCTTCCTTATATATATTGCATACAAAATACCCTCCGCCAAACACCATCTTCCCTTCCGCTCTACGCGCAGCCCTTCATTCTCCTTTCCGCGCACATCTGTCCTTCATGCGTACTACCCTTATCGTCATCCTTCCGCAAGATTCACCTTTCACGCTCAGATGTGATACACTGTGCAAAACCTACTACCATAGCGAACCTCGCCTTACGCAAGACACGATGCTGTAAGACATATAGTTTCTTTAAAATTTTTGCATACAGGAGAAATTCCTTTTTTGTTTTTGTATATCTCAAGGATTATATATATTTCTAAACTAAATACCCTTTTTATCAATCATTTATAAATTTTTTACACCTTTACAGCGTAAAAAACCATCCCGTACATCGTTTGACACACTTCTTTCTATTGCATATACTACTGAATGGAGTTGACTGCCGATAGGGGTTGAGGCAGTCGATATTTTTTTATGATAGGTGGTTTTTTATGAATCTGTTTCGTACCAAAAGTATTGCATCTTTGCAAGCAATGGCACAAGAATCGGGTCTGAAAAAAACGCTCAGCGCGTTTGACCTCGTATGTCTTGGCATCGGCTGCGTTATCGGTACCGGTATTTTCGTTCTGAC is a genomic window of Selenomonadales bacterium containing:
- a CDS encoding translocation/assembly module TamB domain-containing protein; translation: MARKKAALVCAVLAFLSGGGYLGWQANHEAIMADVKSVLVSEVADATKAHLTLDALVLESPFAARADNVSLHTKDGEQLASVKTVTVRFNPIAILWNMDEPVRIVREIALEQPSIYLSQKADGGWNVESLLGEEESSDMTLESRISVTEGEVCLAMNDALWQVTDVEGTLDLLADSVYEFDMTCKEGGASLGVKGRWGDASSAAAVEAKDVTIARYAPILPSEWKRYAPSGTITEGNLVLKGSADDIVVSGEVALTDGAFCYDDIAATELAGRISFSPEKIGLNVAGDVMAQEVSVNGDVILDRPQTELNLNVHSDRFDLGAIPKLDLPISGMAKVDAKIIGTVDDIAVDATVEADGRAYGYDFRNLAAKVGFMSDILIVRELTADAFDGRLVMQGAYDINKDMYGFEAAVHQADAALFNEYVPDLIGRASLHMTVGGYGAEADLKGRLVMANGQYLQKDFTNLIIDFAKRDGQIQVAGASVETEQGARLALFGTIENDRLDMRAIGSEVPLSWLHNEETCAGGIDVEAVIGGTLSDPTAQMKIHANEGAILRQPFDRMEGYAEYQGGEVKIRDFVLRNYQYGMDSGHTIQGTIGITGEKKLDLYVDTKKIRAEALSGWIDMDTKLTGNLDNQLHVTGTLDQPILSGDYTLRDGSFGNLLIAGSNGKYSLDEKGFHIEDMRISSLNTEVELKGDITPSRDIDLRIRAVDVEIERLYLDMPYAILGRATFYGKLEGSLDSPMFKGAVRSDGLNFNGTLLKDIKGYVTVHNKVLTIPEFSFSEGDGQYRFDGIVRFDETKKMEGKFVTEGGHLGPLLAVFDIPDAGVDGALTGDITIGGTMNDPNIHVQGVMTDGLIKGEHPLTDVAIDAALNGNVITVNKFHGKQNQGILAIEGTADLNGELDMEMAGSHIDAEILTDWFDLGIDTEGEMDFAVQLAGTMEQPYANASVEIADVGIAATKFDRLVGMFVVDDRMLRINQLLLSKGEYRASAYGIVPFGAVIKREDLIVEADDEIDVTLQLDNADLRVLALLSDEVEDGIGPMTGAVRVGGTIDDPRFYGDVNIENGTIQLKQIKSPLENTFLNIAFDGKTITLRELSGMMGGGTVSAYGEATMVGNTWDDFHASMMFDQFTVDSLYYKGPISGSLIFADGERMPKLSGDIEIKNATIDIPPIPETEESDWDMALDVTVEAKDKVRLYNSYLYDLWIDGRAHFGRTMKYPETEGLFKVKRGTVSYLNTDFKVQEGWAKFDQVVSFVPSVHLKAETKIDRVKVMLGIDDPADQMSLKLTSSPAMSHQNILSLLTLRSRYFDKEDSDGFGRDELVGMLELGLQMSFMGAVESTVREMFDVDEFKLVRDTVSLAGFASSRRADRDEVYNVQIGKYLTDRLMLRYTMGVGYDGYNFGVYYDMNDRFRLITTLDEDQNSFYGVETYFKF
- a CDS encoding TolC family protein; translated protein: MCNMKKMRAVLAALAACGILSAGTALAAPVELTLEDSVNLALENNPQVKIAMLDEMKAEASLDEAEANRGFTLGYVHNAGRSKMEGFTAENSFSNGLTLSLPLYTGGRLENAIDAAEIALESAKLGVNDTRQQLRMDTTNSYYSILQAQNQVTIYQQTVESLEEHLRNVKAQYHVGTVAKSDVLRSEVELADAQQGLIKAENARDLSVSNFNNVVGLPLDTDVRVTEELGYEKYDLVLADCIAYALEHRADGKQAQLAIDAAEEYKSIAKSGYRPSITASASNGWSDSDFPGTEDESWQIGAKLSWNIFDMGATKAQVRQADADLLTAKELARQKLDAIQLEVRMAYLDVHEAEKRIHTSQVSVDKAEEDLKIAHVRYRAGVGTNLDVMDAQVALTTAKMNYVQSLYDYNTSKAELDRAMGISI
- a CDS encoding MCE family protein, translated to MKLSSEAKVGSVVVIALALLAYIAVLLGGGTFGADTYRVQAVFKQVDGLKEGCLVRYAGVHVGKVAELRITDEGVVVVMDIREDAQLDSMATYSIGSDGLIGEKCVDISAPSSASGQYAKEGDTFAGSSGGGIDMMMSRSEEMMANVEKLLNSLNEVLGSPETKEALIGSMKNVQMMTANMEQMTRVMATLAVQNEAGLNQMLHNMQTMMDSMNKTVGQFESMMTIIANDGETARNIRDMLANMKVTSDRVANMAGSLEGVVTDPETADNLKVTLKNARNMSERANSMMEKLDKVKITAGAEMYGDPDTGDVAGGFDLKVRANEKGFGVLGVTGIGIDTKTNAQLGYGSEKVAGRFGIMEDKLGLGYDQALGSRTKLYLDVYDPNDVKVKLRGEYEFAPQLYLFGQGNMLNKSDERSAYFGLRKTF
- a CDS encoding ABC transporter ATP-binding protein, whose protein sequence is MIKLIDLNMKYGEHVILHDVNLTIKKGETLAVVGPSGTGKSTLLKLLIGLARPTGGQVWVDGKEISRMKDKELDEARLGMGMVFQYSALFDSMSVGENVAFGLRQHTDMGEDDIRRIVEERLAGVGLAGLADAMPNELSGGMKKRVGLARALAFKPNIILYDEPSSGLDPIMARKIDELILETQKEFGVTSVVVTHDMESAYRIADRIAVLYEGRFVQIGTPDEIRESDHPYVRQFVRAASYRKE
- a CDS encoding ABC transporter permease translates to MITNMLEAIGRSAIGALERCGRFAIFAMQTMSALTKRPNRKHITVQMERIGVNSLPIVLLTALFTGMVLSIQIAHEFIRYGAQSTIGGIVAIAMCRELAPVLTGVVVAGRVGASITAELGSMRVTEQIDALRVMGTNPVRYLVVPRLWSGMFMLPILVLFADAVGTMGGYLIATAYFDISGFTFINSIQTYTTIHDFLGGMVKSIVFGAIVAMIGCYRGMYCANGAEGVGRATTESVVTSIILIFMTNCIMSAIWFR
- a CDS encoding AMIN domain-containing protein is translated as MKREKNRFWRIGAAALLTVFLTSSVALAAPAVKSVRTSQTKHTIRVVADLTEKIPFDAYWQENENDYIVRLDGVGAGASLAAVKHPLLAKAEVIRGMDGALYFVFDMKEKMTAKTFIVNEPTRLVIDFTKEGQAPAVFAKPDEQTTESDKTTVPAKSAAVQTGLVDVTNVRIHHAPDKVRTVFDMDASAEYETSYMADTGMLTIRMKNVSAAERTIPAPKAGDVLKRVEIVTSGDDTIVRVELRRNTPCKVFRLTEPHRIVIDALKGDAQPKKASQE